One genomic segment of bacterium includes these proteins:
- a CDS encoding peptidyl-prolyl cis-trans isomerase — protein sequence MRKSVVLALAPLACGLALAAPPAKAPAKPAAKPAAKPAAEAPLPEGCIRVQHVLIAFEGSAKIGENYKGVTEEQARKLAEEVLEKAKKGADFTALVKKYTADRVPGKPPAAGIYGMCPNDPAPEGFVPRTKMVPAFGDVSFSLKPGEIGMAPYDPKTSPYGWHIIKRLK from the coding sequence ATGCGGAAGTCCGTCGTTCTCGCCCTCGCGCCGCTCGCCTGCGGGCTGGCGCTCGCCGCGCCCCCCGCGAAGGCGCCCGCCAAGCCGGCGGCGAAGCCGGCCGCCAAGCCCGCCGCGGAAGCGCCGCTTCCCGAAGGATGCATCCGCGTCCAGCACGTGCTGATCGCCTTCGAGGGCTCGGCCAAGATCGGCGAGAACTACAAGGGCGTGACGGAGGAGCAGGCGCGGAAGTTGGCCGAGGAAGTGCTGGAGAAGGCCAAGAAGGGCGCCGACTTCACCGCGCTGGTCAAGAAGTACACCGCCGACCGCGTCCCCGGGAAGCCGCCGGCCGCGGGGATCTACGGCATGTGCCCGAACGATCCGGCGCCGGAAGGGTTCGTGCCGCGGACGAAGATGGTCCCCGCCTTCGGCGACGTGTCGTTCTCGCTCAAGCCGGGGGAGATCGGCATGGCCCCGTACGATCCGAAGACCTCGCCGTACGGCTGGCACATCATCAAGCGCCTGAAGTAG